One region of Endozoicomonas sp. Mp262 genomic DNA includes:
- the folB gene encoding dihydroneopterin aldolase, with protein MDKVRVENLETEAVIGVYEFEHEAPQPLIIDFEMETDFTRAFLSDDLKDALDYDTISQGVRAFCQQSRYALLEALAGGIVRLLFENKAISKVSVRIRKPQALKGAMASVWCERSREQM; from the coding sequence ATGGATAAAGTACGCGTTGAAAACCTTGAAACTGAGGCAGTCATTGGGGTTTATGAGTTTGAACATGAAGCGCCTCAGCCGCTGATTATCGACTTTGAGATGGAAACAGACTTTACCAGGGCCTTCCTCAGTGATGATCTGAAAGACGCCCTGGATTACGATACCATTAGCCAGGGTGTCCGTGCCTTTTGTCAGCAGTCGCGCTATGCACTGCTGGAAGCGCTGGCAGGCGGCATTGTCAGGCTGCTATTTGAGAATAAAGCTATCAGCAAGGTATCTGTTCGTATCCGCAAGCCTCAGGCGCTCAAGGGCGCAATGGCCAGTGTCTGGTGTGAACGGTCCAGGGAGCAAATGTGA
- a CDS encoding 2-amino-4-hydroxy-6-hydroxymethyldihydropteridine diphosphokinase — protein MTFCFIGIGSNENPEYHCQKMVEALRQRFGRIWVSSLKKTAAHGVKAADYVNGVVCFEANVDPYALKVWCRELESQLGRVRGGTECTADLDILFLVDTLPFETALPTVDCYYQGLFQQVVRMVWQSQVEHSG, from the coding sequence GTGACCTTCTGTTTTATTGGAATCGGATCAAACGAGAACCCTGAGTATCACTGCCAGAAGATGGTTGAGGCGCTCAGGCAGCGCTTTGGCCGGATCTGGGTCAGTAGTCTGAAGAAAACGGCCGCCCATGGCGTTAAGGCAGCGGACTATGTTAATGGTGTTGTTTGTTTTGAGGCCAATGTAGACCCTTATGCCTTAAAAGTCTGGTGTCGTGAGCTGGAAAGTCAGCTGGGGCGTGTTAGGGGTGGAACAGAGTGCACGGCAGATCTGGATATCCTTTTCCTGGTTGACACCCTTCCCTTTGAAACAGCATTGCCCACAGTGGATTGTTATTATCAGGGTTTATTTCAGCAAGTTGTTAGAATGGTCTGGCAGAGCCAGGTTGAGCATTCGGGCTAA
- a CDS encoding PLP-dependent cysteine synthase family protein, with translation MKDCRQWVNEAISKIEADFQRSADTHLIKMDIAALDGVDIYLKDESTHPTGSLKHRLARSLFLYALCNGWIKEGTPIIESSSGSTAISEAYFARLLGLPFIAVIPDSTASKKIRQIEFYGGRCHRVSNACEIYAESHRLAKELGGHYMDQFTYAERATDWRGNNNIAKSIFDQLRYEPHPVPDWVVMSSGTGGTSATIGRYIRYRQLPTKLCVVDPDNSVFYDYFKTGDPGLTLKKGSRIEGIGRPRVEPSFVPGVVDEMRRIPDAAAIATIHWLEGVIGRKVGPSTGTNLYGALQIAVEMKKAGRKGAVVTLLCDSGQRYLDTCYDADWIQCEIGELEPWLRKLNTFVFD, from the coding sequence ATGAAGGACTGTCGTCAATGGGTCAACGAAGCAATCAGTAAGATTGAAGCGGATTTTCAGCGCAGTGCTGATACGCACTTGATAAAAATGGATATTGCTGCGTTGGACGGCGTGGATATTTACCTGAAGGACGAAAGCACGCACCCTACAGGTAGCCTGAAACACCGGCTGGCACGCTCTTTGTTTCTTTATGCCCTGTGTAATGGCTGGATTAAGGAAGGTACTCCCATTATCGAATCATCCTCTGGCAGCACCGCTATTTCAGAGGCGTATTTTGCCAGACTGCTGGGGCTGCCTTTTATTGCGGTGATTCCAGACAGTACCGCCAGTAAAAAAATTCGCCAGATTGAATTTTACGGAGGCCGCTGTCACAGGGTAAGTAACGCCTGTGAAATCTATGCAGAATCCCATCGTCTGGCCAAAGAGCTGGGTGGTCATTATATGGATCAGTTTACCTACGCAGAAAGAGCCACTGACTGGCGAGGCAATAACAATATTGCCAAGTCCATTTTCGACCAGTTACGGTATGAACCCCATCCCGTTCCTGATTGGGTTGTGATGAGCTCGGGGACGGGGGGCACCTCTGCCACCATTGGTCGTTATATTCGTTATAGGCAGCTGCCAACAAAGTTGTGTGTGGTTGATCCGGATAATTCCGTTTTTTATGACTATTTCAAAACAGGAGACCCGGGGCTTACCTTAAAAAAAGGGTCACGAATAGAAGGTATTGGCCGCCCCAGGGTTGAGCCTTCGTTTGTTCCCGGGGTTGTGGATGAAATGCGTCGCATTCCTGATGCCGCAGCCATTGCAACCATTCACTGGTTGGAAGGTGTCATTGGGCGTAAAGTGGGTCCCAGTACCGGAACCAATCTGTACGGTGCACTTCAAATTGCTGTAGAAATGAAAAAAGCGGGGCGGAAGGGAGCTGTGGTAACTCTGCTTTGTGATAGTGGTCAGCGCTATCTGGATACTTGTTACGATGCTGACTGGATTCAGTGTGAAATAGGGGAGCTTGAGCCGTGGCTGAGGAAACTCAATACCTTTGTGTTTGACTGA
- the putA gene encoding bifunctional proline dehydrogenase/L-glutamate gamma-semialdehyde dehydrogenase PutA: MFKAVNAFEPTFIQQAPETLWELISPHYSVEESRWLQELLEQADPSSQEKVSITRRATRLVEQVRTRSEAVHVIDALLQQYSLNTREGILLMCLAEALMRIPDAETADALIRDKISVADWESHLSKSDSLLVNASTWGLLLTGKVVRLDSKEDGSPSGVIHRLVNKMGEPVIRQAVHQAMKIMGKHFVLGRTIKEALKNGRKPREKGYSYSFDMLGEAALTKEDAIKYHDAYRAAIESVGSGQAGTANRSAATISIKLSALHPRYEVAQEQRVLTELCDSVLKLIRLSRTLGVGITIDAEEQDRLELSLKLFEKLYNHPDCQGWGGLGLVVQAYGKRALPVLCWLVALSAQQGDSIPVRLVKGAYWDSEIKLCQQGGLDGYPVYTRKESTDVAYLVCARFLLSAPVKGKLLPQFASHNAQTVASILTMSGHGDYEFQRLHGMGDALYNTVLEQENISVRIYAPVGSHKDLLPYLVRRLLENGANSSFVHRLVDARTPIADLVQHPADILRRHVVLANDRIPLPEFIYGDDRSNSRGINIDISSQWCAFKESVQPFLSRQWRKGPVINGKLMETSERIDVSCPYLNHEVVGQVYWATEQVGEEALTAAFNAFPEWNGLPVDQRAECLEKLAELLEENKAELVALCHREAGKTIQDSIDEIREAVDFCRYYACEARKNFGSLSVLPGPTGESNELYLTGRGVFLCISPWNFPLAIFLGQVVAALAAGNTVLAKPAEQTSLIAGKTVEYMLAAGFPGNVIQLLPGSGAAIGEQLLRDNRIAGVAFTGSTETARTINMALAKRQGAIVPLVAETGGQNAMIVDSSALPEQVVQDVVHSAFGSAGQRCSALRVLYIQEDVADRVIALLSGAMAELCVGDPTLHETDLGPVIDDNARTMLNRHITRMKAEAKVLAEVELPASASVGHFVAPIAFEIKHLNQLEKEHFGPVLHVIRYKASELDDVIKQINGSGFGLTLGIHSRNEVTATYIERQVRTGNTYINRNQIGAVVGVQPFGGMGLSGTGPKAGGPHYLLRFATERTRTINTTAVGGNATLLSLGAG; the protein is encoded by the coding sequence ATGTTCAAGGCCGTAAATGCATTTGAGCCGACATTTATACAACAGGCTCCGGAAACCCTGTGGGAACTGATCTCACCCCATTATAGTGTGGAAGAGTCCCGGTGGTTACAGGAGTTGTTGGAGCAGGCTGACCCCTCTTCCCAAGAGAAAGTTTCCATTACTCGAAGGGCAACCCGGCTGGTAGAGCAGGTAAGGACCCGTAGTGAGGCGGTACACGTGATTGATGCCCTGCTACAGCAATACAGCCTTAATACCCGCGAAGGCATATTGCTCATGTGCCTGGCTGAGGCATTGATGCGTATTCCGGATGCAGAAACTGCGGATGCCCTGATTCGTGACAAAATCAGTGTGGCCGACTGGGAATCTCATCTCAGCAAGAGTGATTCCCTATTGGTGAATGCATCAACCTGGGGGTTGTTGTTAACGGGCAAGGTAGTGAGACTTGATAGCAAGGAAGATGGCTCACCTTCAGGCGTGATTCACCGGTTAGTGAATAAAATGGGCGAACCAGTGATTCGTCAGGCTGTTCACCAGGCCATGAAAATAATGGGCAAACATTTTGTCCTGGGGAGAACCATTAAGGAAGCCTTGAAAAATGGCCGTAAACCCCGGGAGAAAGGCTATAGCTATTCTTTTGATATGCTGGGGGAAGCGGCGCTAACCAAAGAGGATGCCATTAAGTACCATGATGCGTACCGGGCCGCTATTGAATCCGTGGGTTCCGGGCAGGCAGGCACAGCAAATAGGTCTGCGGCAACCATTTCCATTAAATTGTCTGCACTACACCCCCGTTATGAAGTGGCCCAGGAGCAGCGGGTATTAACCGAGCTGTGTGACTCCGTACTGAAATTGATCCGTCTTTCCAGAACACTGGGTGTTGGCATTACCATTGATGCGGAAGAGCAGGATCGCCTTGAGCTATCACTAAAGTTATTTGAGAAACTCTACAACCATCCTGACTGCCAGGGCTGGGGAGGTCTGGGGCTAGTGGTTCAGGCCTATGGAAAAAGGGCCTTGCCGGTACTGTGCTGGCTGGTGGCTTTGTCCGCACAACAGGGGGACAGTATTCCTGTGCGCCTGGTTAAAGGCGCCTATTGGGATAGTGAAATTAAACTATGCCAGCAAGGCGGCTTAGATGGCTACCCGGTTTATACCCGCAAAGAATCCACTGATGTTGCTTACCTGGTCTGTGCACGCTTTTTGCTCAGTGCGCCAGTGAAGGGCAAGCTTTTGCCCCAGTTTGCCAGTCATAACGCTCAAACTGTTGCCAGTATTCTGACCATGTCCGGGCATGGGGATTATGAATTCCAGCGTTTGCACGGGATGGGAGACGCTTTGTATAACACGGTGCTGGAACAGGAAAATATATCTGTCCGTATCTACGCACCGGTAGGAAGTCATAAAGACCTGCTGCCTTACCTGGTGCGGCGGCTTTTGGAAAATGGAGCTAACTCATCGTTTGTTCACAGGCTGGTGGATGCCAGGACACCCATAGCTGATCTTGTGCAACACCCGGCGGATATCTTGAGGCGTCATGTTGTTTTGGCCAATGACCGGATTCCTCTGCCTGAATTTATTTATGGTGATGATAGAAGTAATTCAAGGGGGATTAATATTGATATCAGTTCCCAGTGGTGTGCTTTTAAAGAGAGTGTTCAACCGTTTTTAAGCCGCCAGTGGCGAAAAGGCCCGGTTATCAATGGCAAGCTGATGGAGACCAGTGAGCGCATTGATGTAAGTTGTCCCTATCTTAATCATGAAGTGGTTGGACAGGTTTACTGGGCTACTGAGCAGGTGGGTGAAGAGGCTCTCACGGCTGCCTTTAATGCGTTTCCTGAATGGAATGGCTTGCCTGTTGATCAGCGTGCAGAATGCCTGGAAAAACTGGCAGAGCTATTGGAAGAGAATAAAGCCGAACTGGTGGCGCTATGCCACCGGGAAGCGGGTAAAACCATTCAGGACAGCATTGACGAAATTCGGGAGGCCGTTGATTTTTGTCGTTATTATGCCTGTGAGGCGAGAAAAAACTTTGGATCATTATCTGTTTTGCCAGGGCCGACAGGGGAATCCAATGAATTGTATTTAACGGGGCGGGGAGTCTTTCTCTGTATCAGTCCCTGGAATTTTCCATTGGCTATTTTTCTGGGGCAGGTTGTTGCAGCCCTGGCCGCTGGTAATACAGTGCTTGCCAAGCCCGCTGAACAAACCAGCCTTATTGCCGGAAAAACCGTTGAATACATGCTGGCCGCCGGATTCCCTGGAAATGTTATTCAGCTATTACCGGGCAGTGGCGCAGCAATAGGTGAGCAGTTGTTGCGGGATAACAGAATTGCAGGTGTTGCATTTACCGGTTCTACGGAAACAGCGCGCACCATTAATATGGCTCTGGCCAAGCGTCAGGGGGCTATAGTGCCCTTAGTGGCGGAGACCGGCGGGCAAAATGCCATGATTGTGGATTCTTCAGCCCTTCCGGAACAGGTGGTTCAGGATGTTGTGCATTCTGCCTTTGGCAGTGCAGGGCAGCGCTGTTCTGCATTAAGGGTTCTCTATATTCAGGAGGATGTGGCAGATAGGGTGATTGCTTTATTGAGTGGGGCAATGGCAGAGCTTTGTGTGGGTGATCCCACGCTTCATGAGACAGACCTGGGGCCGGTTATTGATGATAATGCCCGAACCATGCTTAATCGCCATATCACCCGGATGAAAGCGGAAGCAAAGGTTTTGGCTGAGGTTGAGTTGCCTGCCTCTGCATCCGTTGGCCACTTTGTTGCCCCTATCGCTTTTGAAATCAAGCATCTCAATCAGCTTGAAAAAGAGCATTTTGGCCCTGTACTGCATGTTATCCGTTATAAAGCATCCGAACTGGATGATGTGATCAAACAAATTAATGGTTCCGGCTTTGGCCTGACCCTGGGTATCCACTCTCGAAATGAAGTGACAGCGACTTATATCGAACGGCAGGTGCGCACCGGCAATACCTACATTAATCGTAACCAGATCGGTGCTGTTGTGGGTGTTCAGCCTTTTGGCGGAATGGGATTATCTGGTACCGGTCCCAAGGCGGGGGGGCCTCATTACCTGTTACGCTTTGCCACAGAGAGAACGCGAACCATTAATACCACTGCTGTCGGTGGGAACGCCACTTTGCTTTCACTGGGTGCTGGATAA
- the dauA gene encoding C4-dicarboxylic acid transporter DauA: MASLMFSAFHTIVKTNKSLASIQGDLLAGLTVGVIALPLSMALAIAVGVPPQHGLYTAIVAGILIALAGGSRVNISGPTAAFVVVLLPIVQQYGLGGLLVSGFMAGVILVLMGLARFGRFIEVVPYPVVVGFTSGIGVVIATLQIKDFLGLDIQSLDGHYLNKLFQIFQSLPTFDWQEALIGFMTLGILAIWPKLRYRIPGHLVALLVGSFSAWLLGYANSDFSVATIGSRFHYEIDGISGLGVPPVLPGLDWPWNLPGADGQPIGFSFELINTLFASAIVIAVLGALESLLCAVVADGMSGFKHDPNDELIGQGIGNMIAPLFGGIPATAAIARTAANIRAGGISPLSSIIHGLFILASILCLSPLLSYIPMASMAALLLMVAWNMSEARHFIRTIKVAPKDDVITLLACFLLTVIFDMTVAVAVGMGLAGIFFIRKSITRTENLKVETGHSPDTPAEMAIYDINGPLFFGSTQKAMKNITSVTPEVRVVILDMSEVTMMDMSAIVSMESIVENLSTNKVGLVISNLQPPMISKLRRAGIDAEAGAIYFSSTMDDALAMANNHLLDTDSLKIADKAFLLSL; this comes from the coding sequence TTGGCAAGTTTAATGTTTTCTGCTTTTCATACCATTGTTAAAACCAACAAGTCGCTGGCCAGTATTCAGGGTGACTTATTAGCCGGATTGACTGTTGGCGTTATAGCCCTGCCACTTTCTATGGCACTGGCTATCGCTGTTGGTGTACCTCCGCAGCATGGTCTTTATACGGCAATTGTTGCTGGTATCCTCATCGCTTTGGCGGGTGGCTCCCGGGTTAATATTTCAGGCCCTACTGCAGCATTTGTTGTGGTACTGCTACCTATTGTCCAGCAATATGGCCTTGGCGGGCTTTTGGTTAGCGGCTTTATGGCAGGTGTTATTCTGGTGTTAATGGGACTCGCCCGTTTTGGACGCTTCATTGAAGTGGTTCCCTATCCTGTGGTTGTGGGGTTTACTTCGGGGATTGGTGTGGTCATTGCCACATTACAGATAAAGGATTTTCTGGGGCTGGATATCCAAAGCCTGGATGGACATTATTTGAATAAACTGTTTCAGATTTTCCAGTCACTGCCAACCTTTGACTGGCAAGAGGCTCTGATTGGTTTTATGACGCTGGGTATTTTGGCGATCTGGCCAAAATTACGTTACCGAATTCCAGGCCACCTGGTTGCTCTTTTAGTGGGTTCTTTCTCTGCATGGCTGTTGGGATATGCCAACAGTGATTTTTCTGTAGCAACCATTGGTAGTCGTTTCCATTATGAAATTGATGGCATTTCAGGGCTGGGGGTTCCTCCTGTATTACCTGGCCTTGACTGGCCCTGGAATTTACCCGGTGCAGATGGGCAGCCCATTGGATTCAGTTTTGAACTCATCAATACCCTGTTTGCCTCAGCCATTGTGATTGCGGTACTGGGGGCGCTGGAATCCTTGTTATGCGCTGTTGTTGCTGATGGTATGTCCGGGTTTAAACACGATCCCAATGATGAATTAATTGGCCAGGGTATTGGCAATATGATAGCTCCCCTGTTCGGTGGGATTCCTGCTACAGCCGCTATTGCCAGAACGGCAGCGAATATCAGGGCGGGTGGTATTTCTCCGTTGTCTTCTATCATACATGGCTTGTTTATTCTGGCATCCATTCTCTGCCTTTCACCTTTATTATCCTATATTCCCATGGCATCAATGGCCGCATTATTATTGATGGTGGCCTGGAATATGAGTGAAGCCCGGCACTTTATTAGAACAATAAAGGTGGCTCCAAAAGACGATGTGATAACACTATTAGCCTGTTTCCTGCTCACGGTTATTTTTGATATGACAGTGGCCGTTGCCGTGGGAATGGGGTTGGCAGGGATCTTTTTTATTAGAAAGAGCATCACTCGTACGGAAAATTTAAAGGTTGAGACAGGTCACAGTCCTGATACTCCAGCAGAAATGGCTATCTATGATATCAATGGCCCCCTGTTTTTTGGTTCCACCCAGAAAGCGATGAAAAATATTACCTCCGTAACACCTGAGGTACGGGTTGTTATTCTGGATATGTCAGAAGTTACCATGATGGATATGAGTGCTATTGTTTCTATGGAGTCTATTGTTGAAAACCTGTCCACCAATAAGGTGGGACTGGTTATCAGTAATCTTCAGCCTCCGATGATTTCAAAGCTACGCCGGGCTGGTATTGATGCTGAGGCAGGGGCGATTTATTTTTCCAGCACGATGGATGATGCGCTGGCCATGGCAAATAACCACTTGTTGGATACTGATAGTTTGAAAATAGCGGATAAGGCTTTCTTGCTATCCCTCTAG
- a CDS encoding class I SAM-dependent methyltransferase, which yields MNNNITAEQVKAGQAVYTKEVLHFYDLIVHHISNTLIWKCPSKNLIEHRISSDNQLDVGVGTGFLLKHSREKPERLALMDLNPNTLEYARKRLGRQDIEVYQQNILEPITKDIVPFDLITMNYLLHCLPGTIETKAVVFKHLKRLAKPGCWIMGSTILSEGIEKNVLARKLMAFYNRKGIFCNQEDSLESLSQVLEDNFDKYHLRVEGCVALFSGRVDSSPKANH from the coding sequence ATGAATAATAATATTACGGCAGAACAGGTAAAAGCAGGCCAAGCTGTTTACACCAAAGAAGTCTTACACTTTTATGATCTTATTGTTCACCATATTTCGAACACCCTGATCTGGAAATGCCCCAGCAAAAATTTAATCGAACACAGGATATCCTCTGATAATCAGCTTGATGTGGGCGTGGGTACAGGTTTTTTGTTAAAGCACTCACGGGAAAAACCTGAACGGCTAGCTCTGATGGACTTAAACCCAAACACACTGGAGTACGCCAGAAAACGATTAGGTCGTCAGGACATTGAGGTATACCAACAGAATATATTGGAGCCCATAACCAAGGACATAGTGCCTTTTGACTTGATCACAATGAACTACCTCCTGCACTGCCTTCCCGGCACCATAGAAACCAAGGCTGTGGTATTCAAGCACCTGAAGAGACTTGCAAAACCAGGCTGCTGGATTATGGGCTCCACTATTTTATCGGAAGGCATAGAAAAAAACGTTCTTGCCAGAAAATTGATGGCTTTCTATAACAGGAAAGGTATCTTTTGTAACCAAGAGGACAGCCTGGAATCTCTATCGCAAGTGCTTGAGGATAATTTTGATAAATATCACTTACGGGTAGAAGGCTGTGTAGCACTTTTTTCGGGAAGGGTTGATAGCAGTCCGAAAGCAAATCACTGA
- the pilB gene encoding type IV-A pilus assembly ATPase PilB gives MSDKPLTGLAARLVAEKLITEKKMRSAITATHSNKTSLPYYLFSENLIPARELAEATGREFGLPVIDINSMDVDNMPIDTVPLKLVRRNQIIPLMNRGNRLFVAVTDPTEEKALDEFRFNTGLVIQPVIAEEGKLEIFIDKILDNPDNALSNEDDGCTSLENLDGETNEEVEDEDEADAPIVKFVNKMLLSAIKGGSSDLHFEPYEKAYRVRFRTDGVLHEVTRPPIELSQKISSRLKIMSQMDISERRVPQDGRIKLKLSKNRAIDFRVNTCPTLWGEKIVLRILDPSSAKMGIDMLGYEEDQKAMYIEALEQPQGMILVTGPTGSGKTVSLYTGLNILNTPERNISTAEDPVEINLEGINQVNVNPKQGMDFAQALRAFLRQDPDIIMVGEIRDLETANIAIKAAQTGHMVMSTLHTNSAPETLTRLQNMGVPSFNIATSVSLIIAQRLARRLCNHCKEWQDIPKEALKKEGFTDEQLRGLKVYGPAGCDHCNQGYKGRVGIYEVVKMTPELQKVVMEEGNSLEIAGIAKKAGFNNLRESGLLKVMQGVTSLAEVNRVTAE, from the coding sequence ATGTCAGATAAACCTCTAACAGGACTTGCCGCCAGACTTGTTGCAGAAAAGCTGATCACAGAAAAGAAAATGCGTTCAGCCATCACCGCAACACACTCTAATAAAACCTCGTTACCCTATTACCTGTTCTCGGAAAACCTGATTCCTGCCCGGGAGCTTGCTGAAGCAACAGGAAGGGAATTTGGCCTGCCCGTTATCGATATCAACTCAATGGATGTGGATAACATGCCCATAGATACCGTTCCACTAAAACTTGTACGAAGGAACCAGATAATCCCGCTAATGAATCGGGGAAACCGCTTATTTGTAGCCGTCACAGATCCCACTGAAGAAAAAGCCCTGGATGAATTCAGGTTTAATACCGGACTTGTGATACAGCCGGTAATTGCCGAAGAGGGCAAACTTGAAATCTTTATCGATAAAATACTGGATAACCCGGATAACGCCCTTTCCAATGAAGACGATGGCTGTACCAGTCTGGAAAACCTTGACGGTGAGACAAACGAGGAAGTCGAGGACGAAGACGAAGCTGATGCCCCTATTGTCAAGTTTGTTAATAAAATGCTGTTATCTGCCATAAAAGGGGGCTCATCGGACCTGCATTTTGAGCCTTATGAAAAGGCATATCGGGTCAGGTTCCGCACCGATGGTGTCCTCCATGAAGTGACTCGTCCTCCCATAGAGCTCTCGCAAAAAATATCCTCCCGCCTGAAAATCATGTCACAAATGGACATCTCTGAACGACGGGTTCCTCAAGACGGCCGGATAAAACTGAAGCTTTCAAAAAACAGAGCCATTGATTTTCGGGTCAATACCTGCCCAACCCTGTGGGGTGAAAAAATTGTGTTACGGATACTGGACCCCTCCAGTGCCAAGATGGGTATTGATATGCTGGGTTATGAAGAAGACCAAAAAGCCATGTATATCGAAGCACTGGAGCAACCCCAGGGCATGATCCTGGTGACAGGCCCAACCGGCTCCGGTAAAACCGTCTCTCTTTATACCGGCCTGAATATCCTTAACACTCCCGAGCGCAATATCTCTACCGCCGAAGATCCCGTTGAAATCAACCTGGAAGGCATCAATCAGGTCAATGTAAATCCCAAGCAGGGTATGGATTTCGCCCAGGCCCTTCGCGCTTTCCTTCGTCAGGACCCGGATATTATTATGGTTGGGGAAATACGTGACCTGGAAACCGCCAATATCGCCATCAAGGCTGCACAAACCGGCCATATGGTCATGTCCACCCTGCACACCAACAGCGCACCGGAAACACTGACCCGCCTCCAGAATATGGGTGTCCCCTCCTTTAATATCGCTACCTCAGTGAGCCTGATCATCGCCCAGCGTCTGGCTCGAAGACTCTGCAACCATTGCAAAGAGTGGCAGGACATCCCCAAAGAGGCATTAAAAAAAGAGGGTTTTACAGATGAGCAACTCCGGGGACTAAAAGTCTATGGTCCTGCTGGGTGTGATCACTGTAACCAGGGCTATAAAGGCCGGGTTGGCATTTACGAAGTGGTGAAAATGACCCCGGAACTTCAAAAGGTCGTGATGGAAGAGGGCAACTCCCTGGAAATTGCCGGGATCGCGAAAAAAGCAGGATTTAACAACCTGCGGGAGTCTGGTCTTTTAAAAGTCATGCAAGGGGTCACCAGCCTGGCTGAGGTTAACAGGGTGACAGCAGAATAG
- a CDS encoding BamA/TamA family outer membrane protein codes for MLVLGIVALNGTAYAGKSTQLQEKYAGVPILFSSDDWGTAIGGAGLIRHVGQPQMSLFGTGIYSSNGSWLSYLSLNNMMLPGLDQWLIDISAMESSFSETSYYVPGNPAFADHQPGTNSSSGDNHVRTSGRESRYYAHVKYILPIGQGREGAIGSLRRSDTGDHQTGRVWNPFQSGITSLEFQPFYERQALGREATPQGDEKTMGMRLILDYDNRNSSQLPTRGSQLSFTLSHDWGDSHRAEWTTWEAEFSKFFNLGGNDYMRQQVIAFNAWLADTPSWNDATTIDGSDTYRRPPSFAGVSLGGWNKLRGYTTDRFYGRSAVSYSLEYRVMPHWQPLDDLPVIEGLYDIPWWQWTLFIDAGRVANTFSLEELHNDMKYSIGGGIRFKVEGVTVRTEIASSKENTQFRVFVNQPF; via the coding sequence ATGCTCGTTTTAGGAATCGTTGCTCTTAACGGCACTGCCTATGCCGGGAAATCCACACAGCTCCAGGAAAAATATGCCGGCGTCCCCATTCTTTTCAGTTCTGATGACTGGGGTACAGCCATTGGCGGCGCTGGCCTTATTCGTCATGTTGGCCAACCGCAAATGTCGCTCTTCGGCACCGGTATTTATTCCAGCAACGGCTCATGGCTTAGCTATTTAAGCCTGAATAACATGATGTTGCCCGGTCTGGACCAGTGGCTGATAGATATCAGTGCCATGGAAAGCTCTTTCTCGGAAACCAGCTACTATGTCCCGGGCAATCCTGCCTTTGCAGACCACCAGCCTGGTACCAATAGTTCCAGTGGTGATAATCACGTGAGAACCAGTGGCCGGGAAAGCCGGTATTATGCCCATGTAAAATATATCCTGCCCATCGGCCAGGGTCGGGAAGGCGCCATTGGCAGTTTAAGACGATCCGATACCGGCGACCATCAAACCGGGCGGGTCTGGAATCCATTCCAGTCCGGAATTACCTCCCTGGAGTTTCAACCCTTCTATGAACGCCAGGCATTGGGCAGGGAGGCGACGCCTCAAGGGGATGAAAAAACCATGGGTATGCGGCTAATCCTTGACTACGATAACAGGAATTCCAGCCAGCTTCCCACCCGGGGCAGCCAGCTGTCTTTCACCCTGTCCCATGACTGGGGAGACAGCCACCGGGCTGAATGGACAACCTGGGAAGCGGAGTTTAGCAAGTTCTTCAACCTGGGGGGCAATGACTATATGCGACAACAGGTGATTGCTTTTAATGCCTGGCTGGCAGATACCCCCAGCTGGAATGATGCAACCACCATTGATGGTTCAGACACATACCGCAGGCCTCCTTCCTTTGCAGGCGTGTCCCTGGGGGGATGGAACAAGCTCAGGGGGTACACCACCGACCGCTTTTATGGCCGTTCCGCAGTATCTTACAGTCTGGAGTATCGGGTGATGCCTCACTGGCAACCCCTAGATGACTTGCCTGTGATAGAAGGACTCTATGATATCCCCTGGTGGCAGTGGACCTTATTCATTGATGCCGGACGGGTTGCCAATACCTTCAGCCTGGAAGAACTTCATAATGATATGAAATACAGTATTGGTGGAGGGATTCGCTTTAAAGTGGAAGGCGTCACCGTCAGGACTGAAATAGCCTCCAGCAAAGAGAACACCCAGTTCAGGGTGTTTGTTAATCAACCGTTCTAA